Proteins encoded by one window of Agelaius phoeniceus isolate bAgePho1 chromosome 3, bAgePho1.hap1, whole genome shotgun sequence:
- the UGP2 gene encoding UTP--glucose-1-phosphate uridylyltransferase isoform X1, which yields MSALLKDFSQAMSQAGSSQFQEVIRQELEYSMKVELDKILATAHSNEIEHTKKDLEGFKKLFHRFLQEKGPSVDWGKIQRPPEDSIQPYEKIKARGLPDNIASVLNKLVVVKLNGGLGTSMGCKGPKSLIGVRNENTFLDLTVQQIEHLNKSYNTDVPLVLMNSFNTDDDTKKILQKYSHSRVKIYTFNQSRYPRINKETLLPIAKDVSYSGENTECWYPPGHGDIYASFYNSGLLDNLIAEGKEYIFVSNIDNLGATVDLYILNHLMNPPNGKRCEFVMEVTNKTRADVKGGTLTQYENKLRLVEIAQVPKAHVDEFKSVSKFKIFNTNNLWIALSAIKRLQEKNAIDMEIIVNPKTLDGGLNVIQLETAVGAAIKSFENSLGINVPRSRFLPVKTTSDLLLVMSNLYSLNAGSLTMSEKREFPTVPLVKLGSSFTKVQDYLRRFESIPDMLELDHLTVSGDVTFGKNVSLKGTVIIIANHGDRIDIPAGALLENKIVSGNLRILDH from the exons ATGTCGGCTCTCCTGAAAG aTTTCAGCCAAGCAATGTCTCAAGCTGGCTCCTCACAGTTTCAGGAAGTCATTCGGCAGGAGCTGGAGTATTCAATGAAAGTAGAACTTGATAAGATCCTTGCGACCGCGCACTCAAATGAGATAGAG CACACTAAAAAGGACCTGGAAGGATTTAAGAAGCTATTTCATAGATTTCTACAAGAAAAGGGACCATCTGTGGACTGGGGGAAGATCCAGAGACCTCCAGAAGATTCT ATCCAGCCCTATGAGAAGATCAAGGCCAGAGGCCTGCCTGATAACATTGCTTCTGTCTTGAACAAGCTGGTGGTGGTGAAGCTCAATGGTGGCTTGGGCACAAGCATGGGCTGCAAAGGCCCCAAGAGCCTCATCGGGGTGCGGAACGAGAACACCTTCCTGGACCTGACAGTGCAGCAGATCGAG CATTTAAACAAATCCTACAACACCGATGTTCCTCTGGTTCTCATGAATTCCTTCAACACAGATGATGACACAAAGAAAATCCTGCAGAAATACAGTCACAGCCGTGTGAAGATATATACTTTTAATCAAAGCAG GTACCCCAGAATTAACAAGGAAACTCTGCTGCCAATAGCCAAGGATGTCTCTTACTCAGGAGAGAACACGGAGTGCTGGTACCCTCCAGGCCATGGAGACATCTATGCCAGCTTCTACAACTCTGGGCTGCTGGACAACCTCATTGCAGAGGGGAAGGAATATATTTTTGTGTCCAATATAGATAATTTGGGTGCCACTGTGGACCTTTACATTCTTAACCACCTCATGAACCCACCCAATGGAAAACGCTGTGAATTTGTCATGGAAGTCACAAACAAAACCCGGGCGGATGTGAAG GGTGGCACGCTGACGCAGTATGAGAACAAGCTGAGGCTGGTGGAGATAGCTCAGGTCCCTAAAGCACATGTGGATGAATTCAAGTCTGTGTCGAAGTTCAAAATATTCAATACCAACAATTTGTGGATAGCTCTGTCTGCAATTAAAAGGCTGCAAGAGAAGAACGCCATTGACATGGAGATCATTGTTAACCCAAAG ACTCTGGATGGAGGCTTGAATGTTATCCAGCTGGAGACCGCAGTTGGTGCTGCTATCAAGAGTTTTGAGAACTCTCTGGGGATAAACGTCCCTCGTAGTCGTTTCCTGCCTGTGAAGACCACCTCGGATCTCTTGCTTGTGATGTCCAATTTGTACAGCCTTAACGCGGGGTCTCTAACCATGAGCGAGAAGCGTGAATTCCCAACAGTGCCTCTTGTCAAACTGGGAAGCTCCTTCACAAAG GTTCAAGATTACCTGCGGAGGTTTGAAAGTATTCCAGATATGCTGGAGCTGGATCATCTCACGGTTTCAGGTGATGTTACATTTGGGAAGAATGTTTCACTAAAG GGAACAGTCATCATCATTGCAAACCATGGTGACAGGATTGACATCCCAGCTGGAGCTCTACTAGAGAACAAAATCGTATCTGGCAACCTGCGGATCCTGGACCACTGA
- the UGP2 gene encoding UTP--glucose-1-phosphate uridylyltransferase isoform X3, with translation MGCKGPKSLIGVRNENTFLDLTVQQIEHLNKSYNTDVPLVLMNSFNTDDDTKKILQKYSHSRVKIYTFNQSRYPRINKETLLPIAKDVSYSGENTECWYPPGHGDIYASFYNSGLLDNLIAEGKEYIFVSNIDNLGATVDLYILNHLMNPPNGKRCEFVMEVTNKTRADVKGGTLTQYENKLRLVEIAQVPKAHVDEFKSVSKFKIFNTNNLWIALSAIKRLQEKNAIDMEIIVNPKTLDGGLNVIQLETAVGAAIKSFENSLGINVPRSRFLPVKTTSDLLLVMSNLYSLNAGSLTMSEKREFPTVPLVKLGSSFTKVQDYLRRFESIPDMLELDHLTVSGDVTFGKNVSLKGTVIIIANHGDRIDIPAGALLENKIVSGNLRILDH, from the exons ATGGGCTGCAAAGGCCCCAAGAGCCTCATCGGGGTGCGGAACGAGAACACCTTCCTGGACCTGACAGTGCAGCAGATCGAG CATTTAAACAAATCCTACAACACCGATGTTCCTCTGGTTCTCATGAATTCCTTCAACACAGATGATGACACAAAGAAAATCCTGCAGAAATACAGTCACAGCCGTGTGAAGATATATACTTTTAATCAAAGCAG GTACCCCAGAATTAACAAGGAAACTCTGCTGCCAATAGCCAAGGATGTCTCTTACTCAGGAGAGAACACGGAGTGCTGGTACCCTCCAGGCCATGGAGACATCTATGCCAGCTTCTACAACTCTGGGCTGCTGGACAACCTCATTGCAGAGGGGAAGGAATATATTTTTGTGTCCAATATAGATAATTTGGGTGCCACTGTGGACCTTTACATTCTTAACCACCTCATGAACCCACCCAATGGAAAACGCTGTGAATTTGTCATGGAAGTCACAAACAAAACCCGGGCGGATGTGAAG GGTGGCACGCTGACGCAGTATGAGAACAAGCTGAGGCTGGTGGAGATAGCTCAGGTCCCTAAAGCACATGTGGATGAATTCAAGTCTGTGTCGAAGTTCAAAATATTCAATACCAACAATTTGTGGATAGCTCTGTCTGCAATTAAAAGGCTGCAAGAGAAGAACGCCATTGACATGGAGATCATTGTTAACCCAAAG ACTCTGGATGGAGGCTTGAATGTTATCCAGCTGGAGACCGCAGTTGGTGCTGCTATCAAGAGTTTTGAGAACTCTCTGGGGATAAACGTCCCTCGTAGTCGTTTCCTGCCTGTGAAGACCACCTCGGATCTCTTGCTTGTGATGTCCAATTTGTACAGCCTTAACGCGGGGTCTCTAACCATGAGCGAGAAGCGTGAATTCCCAACAGTGCCTCTTGTCAAACTGGGAAGCTCCTTCACAAAG GTTCAAGATTACCTGCGGAGGTTTGAAAGTATTCCAGATATGCTGGAGCTGGATCATCTCACGGTTTCAGGTGATGTTACATTTGGGAAGAATGTTTCACTAAAG GGAACAGTCATCATCATTGCAAACCATGGTGACAGGATTGACATCCCAGCTGGAGCTCTACTAGAGAACAAAATCGTATCTGGCAACCTGCGGATCCTGGACCACTGA
- the UGP2 gene encoding UTP--glucose-1-phosphate uridylyltransferase isoform X2, protein MSQAGSSQFQEVIRQELEYSMKVELDKILATAHSNEIEHTKKDLEGFKKLFHRFLQEKGPSVDWGKIQRPPEDSIQPYEKIKARGLPDNIASVLNKLVVVKLNGGLGTSMGCKGPKSLIGVRNENTFLDLTVQQIEHLNKSYNTDVPLVLMNSFNTDDDTKKILQKYSHSRVKIYTFNQSRYPRINKETLLPIAKDVSYSGENTECWYPPGHGDIYASFYNSGLLDNLIAEGKEYIFVSNIDNLGATVDLYILNHLMNPPNGKRCEFVMEVTNKTRADVKGGTLTQYENKLRLVEIAQVPKAHVDEFKSVSKFKIFNTNNLWIALSAIKRLQEKNAIDMEIIVNPKTLDGGLNVIQLETAVGAAIKSFENSLGINVPRSRFLPVKTTSDLLLVMSNLYSLNAGSLTMSEKREFPTVPLVKLGSSFTKVQDYLRRFESIPDMLELDHLTVSGDVTFGKNVSLKGTVIIIANHGDRIDIPAGALLENKIVSGNLRILDH, encoded by the exons ATGTCTCAAGCTGGCTCCTCACAGTTTCAGGAAGTCATTCGGCAGGAGCTGGAGTATTCAATGAAAGTAGAACTTGATAAGATCCTTGCGACCGCGCACTCAAATGAGATAGAG CACACTAAAAAGGACCTGGAAGGATTTAAGAAGCTATTTCATAGATTTCTACAAGAAAAGGGACCATCTGTGGACTGGGGGAAGATCCAGAGACCTCCAGAAGATTCT ATCCAGCCCTATGAGAAGATCAAGGCCAGAGGCCTGCCTGATAACATTGCTTCTGTCTTGAACAAGCTGGTGGTGGTGAAGCTCAATGGTGGCTTGGGCACAAGCATGGGCTGCAAAGGCCCCAAGAGCCTCATCGGGGTGCGGAACGAGAACACCTTCCTGGACCTGACAGTGCAGCAGATCGAG CATTTAAACAAATCCTACAACACCGATGTTCCTCTGGTTCTCATGAATTCCTTCAACACAGATGATGACACAAAGAAAATCCTGCAGAAATACAGTCACAGCCGTGTGAAGATATATACTTTTAATCAAAGCAG GTACCCCAGAATTAACAAGGAAACTCTGCTGCCAATAGCCAAGGATGTCTCTTACTCAGGAGAGAACACGGAGTGCTGGTACCCTCCAGGCCATGGAGACATCTATGCCAGCTTCTACAACTCTGGGCTGCTGGACAACCTCATTGCAGAGGGGAAGGAATATATTTTTGTGTCCAATATAGATAATTTGGGTGCCACTGTGGACCTTTACATTCTTAACCACCTCATGAACCCACCCAATGGAAAACGCTGTGAATTTGTCATGGAAGTCACAAACAAAACCCGGGCGGATGTGAAG GGTGGCACGCTGACGCAGTATGAGAACAAGCTGAGGCTGGTGGAGATAGCTCAGGTCCCTAAAGCACATGTGGATGAATTCAAGTCTGTGTCGAAGTTCAAAATATTCAATACCAACAATTTGTGGATAGCTCTGTCTGCAATTAAAAGGCTGCAAGAGAAGAACGCCATTGACATGGAGATCATTGTTAACCCAAAG ACTCTGGATGGAGGCTTGAATGTTATCCAGCTGGAGACCGCAGTTGGTGCTGCTATCAAGAGTTTTGAGAACTCTCTGGGGATAAACGTCCCTCGTAGTCGTTTCCTGCCTGTGAAGACCACCTCGGATCTCTTGCTTGTGATGTCCAATTTGTACAGCCTTAACGCGGGGTCTCTAACCATGAGCGAGAAGCGTGAATTCCCAACAGTGCCTCTTGTCAAACTGGGAAGCTCCTTCACAAAG GTTCAAGATTACCTGCGGAGGTTTGAAAGTATTCCAGATATGCTGGAGCTGGATCATCTCACGGTTTCAGGTGATGTTACATTTGGGAAGAATGTTTCACTAAAG GGAACAGTCATCATCATTGCAAACCATGGTGACAGGATTGACATCCCAGCTGGAGCTCTACTAGAGAACAAAATCGTATCTGGCAACCTGCGGATCCTGGACCACTGA